One stretch of Punica granatum isolate Tunisia-2019 chromosome 5, ASM765513v2, whole genome shotgun sequence DNA includes these proteins:
- the LOC116208119 gene encoding uncharacterized protein LOC116208119 has product MDEIQHRFIEVQGLKLHVAEIGAGLNAVVFLHGFPEIWYTWRHQMVAAAKAGFRALAPDYRGYGLSDPPPEPEKASFKDIVADFISILDALSINKVFVVGKDFGARPAYLLAALHKERVRGVVTIGVPLLPPSPPKYHEYLPEGFYISRWQQPGRAEADFGRLSAKSVVRNVYTLFSRSDIPIAAEGQEIMDLVDESTPLPPWFTEEDLSTYGALYEKSGFCTALQVPYRSFWEEFAITDPIVKVPAMLIMGEKDYVLKFPGIEDYIRSGKVNEFVPDLEVVFLPEGTHFVPEQSPEVVNQLLLAFLNKHLG; this is encoded by the exons atgGACGAAATCCAGCACAGGTTCATCGAAGTCCAGGGGCTGAAGCTCCACGTGGCAGAGATCGGCGCAG GCCTCAATGCGGTGGTCTTCCTGCACGGGTTCCCGGAGATATGGTACACGTGGCGGCACCAGATGGTGGCTGCAGCGAAGGCCGGGTTCCGCGCGCTCGCACCTGATTACAGGGGCTATGGGCTCTCCGACCCGCCGCCGGAACCCGAGAAGGCCTCTTTCAAAGACATCGTCGCCGATTTCATCTCCATACTCGATGCCCTCAGCATCAACAAG GTGTTTGTGGTGGGGAAAGACTTTGGTGCTCGGCCTGCGTACTTGTTGGCAGCTCTCCACAAAGAAAGAGTCCGAGGAGTTGTGACCATCGGAGTGCCCCTTTTGCCTCCGAGCCCCCCTAAGTACCATGAGTACCTCCCTGAAGGCTTCTACATATCTAGGTGGCAG CAACCAGGACGTGCAGAGGCTGATTTTGGGCGCCTCAGTGCTAAATCTGTTGTGCGGAACGTGTACACCCTCTTTTCGAGAAGTGATATACCCATTGCCGCAGAAGGCCAGGAGATAATGGACTTGGTAGACGAGTCGACCCCTCTTCCTCCTTGGTTCACTGAAGAGGATCTCTCGACTTATGGAGCTCTGTATGAAAAATCAGGATTTTGCACGGCGCTGCAAGTTCCATACAG GTCATTTTGGGAAGAGTTTGCAATAACTGATCCAATAGTTAAAGTTCCGGCCATGCTGATAATGGGCGAAAAGGACTATGTACTCAAATTTCCTGGGATTGAGGACTACATACGGAGCGGCAAGGTGAATGAGTTTGTTCCCGATCTGGAGGTTGTGTTCTTGCCAGAAGGAACACATTTTGTGCCGGAGCAATCGCCCGAGGTGGTGAATCAGCTGCTGCTCGCCTTCTTGAATAAGCATCTTGGATAA
- the LOC116206797 gene encoding dof zinc finger protein DOF1.4-like, with translation MGLRSKLVSSDVPEFDWSSSQTLLRGQAVINDLTPRSAPGKSEPPGDRCPNQSEQLKCPRCESTNTKFCYFNNYNKSQPRHFCKSCKRHWTKGGTLRNVPVGGSRKNKRLKTAATTTSSSSTAAMPVAAAITSSAVAKHNKPAIDDQTFVGLNVISDDILPVPDQDILSSVQFSSSGMSDSVITSIMPASVYAVPNLPMVWQASVGQEAAASFWSWEDIGLDQPRFGPG, from the coding sequence ATGGGTTTGCGTTCTAAGTTGGTTTCAAGTGATGTGCCCGAGTTTGATTGGAGCAGCAGCCAAACCCTTCTACGGGGTCAGGCGGTAATCAATGATCTGACACCAAGATCTGCTCCAGGAAAGAGTGAGCCTCCCGGTGATCGATGCCCAAATCAATCCGAGCAATTGAAGTGTCCGAGATGCGAATCTACTAACACCAAGTTTTGTTACTTCAACAACTACAACAAGTCCCAGCCCAGGCACTTTTGCAAGAGCTGCAAGAGGCACTGGACTAAGGGCGGGACCCTCCGGAACGTTCCCGTTGGAGGCAGCCGCAAGAACAAGCGTCTCAAGACGGCTGCCACCACCACTTCATCCTCCTCCACTGCTGCCATGCCTGTTGCAGCCGCAATCACTTCCTCAGCTGTGGCCAAGCATAATAAACCTGCTATTGATGACCAGACATTTGTCGGTCTAAATGTGATCAGCGACGATATTCTGCCAGTGCCAGATCAAGATATTCTAAGTTCAGTACAGTTTTCGAGCTCAGGTATGTCAGATTCGGTAATCACCAGCATCATGCCTGCCTCAGTGTACGCTGTTCCGAATCTCCCGATGGTGTGGCAGGCCAGTGTTGGTCAGGAGGCTGCAGCGAGTTTCTGGAGTTGGGAGGATATTGGCCTTGACCAACCAAGGTTTGGCCCGGGATGA